A genomic region of Leptospira barantonii contains the following coding sequences:
- a CDS encoding AraC family transcriptional regulator, with protein MWIELYGYSSALCSALIGIMLGSNRKKSPTFKIGAFLFLAISIWLAQLHLFTSGKLFEFPELVFWHIPFAIATGPLFYLFIQSIFKTEYLWNRVQWFHVLLVVVFTILFLPVGLLSTEQKIELFKKNPEAVSPWFRNYILFFLNMSYVIPGIYIAFSFRFLFNARILFNAGQEKSLSVFYLILGWFGVSKLVTFTGFLWGEFHFLKTLGALGFSTGVFLIFVLLSRYPDFLELLRRGIREIRRKQSRINSDLKDETVKKIRRLFEEEKIYLNEELSLKSLGNQLSLRPDQLSQVVNDSYGMNFNRFLNYYRIREAIRILEKDPDAKIIHVAMSCGFNSKSSFNESFRRETGTTPTEYLRKKSMES; from the coding sequence ATGTGGATTGAATTATACGGATATTCGAGCGCTCTTTGTTCCGCGTTGATCGGAATCATGTTGGGATCCAATCGGAAAAAATCTCCCACGTTTAAGATCGGGGCCTTTTTGTTTTTGGCGATTTCCATCTGGCTCGCGCAACTTCATCTTTTCACATCCGGAAAGTTATTCGAGTTTCCCGAACTCGTTTTTTGGCATATCCCGTTTGCGATCGCGACCGGGCCCTTGTTTTATCTGTTTATCCAATCCATATTCAAAACGGAATATCTCTGGAATCGGGTTCAATGGTTTCACGTTCTTCTTGTTGTCGTATTCACGATTTTATTTTTACCCGTGGGTCTTCTTTCGACCGAACAAAAGATCGAACTTTTTAAAAAGAATCCCGAAGCGGTTTCACCTTGGTTTAGAAACTATATTCTATTTTTCTTAAATATGAGTTATGTGATTCCGGGGATCTACATCGCTTTTTCGTTTCGGTTTCTTTTTAACGCGAGAATTCTTTTCAACGCGGGTCAGGAAAAATCGCTTTCCGTTTTTTATCTCATACTCGGTTGGTTCGGCGTTTCGAAGCTCGTGACATTTACCGGATTTCTTTGGGGAGAATTTCATTTTTTAAAGACGTTAGGCGCGCTCGGTTTTTCGACCGGGGTTTTTTTGATCTTCGTACTTCTTTCCCGTTATCCCGACTTTTTGGAGTTGTTGAGAAGGGGAATCCGCGAAATCCGAAGAAAACAAAGTAGAATCAATTCCGATCTCAAAGACGAAACCGTGAAAAAAATCCGTCGTCTTTTCGAAGAGGAAAAGATTTATCTGAACGAGGAACTTTCTTTGAAGTCGCTCGGAAATCAACTTTCTCTTCGGCCGGATCAATTGTCGCAGGTGGTCAACGATTCTTACGGAATGAACTTCAACCGATTTTTAAACTACTATAGAATCCGCGAGGCGATCCGCATTCTCGAAAAAGATCCGGACGCCAAAATCATTCACGTCGCGATGAGTTGCGGTTTTAACAGTAAGAGTTCGTTCAACGAATCCTTTCGAAGAGAAACGGGAACGACCCCCACCGAATATCTCCGAAAAAAGAGTATGGAATCATGA
- a CDS encoding DUF2779 domain-containing protein: MNTYQRRSDFDPYEHQYISPKQKSRLRDLSNSFYPDSKNVRYSESETRKILNSGKGVRSACLETDKFSIKTEYILPNEEKPGTFEIVVLKASTSFKKQHITEIAFQKFVTEESGFPVSKCTLIFVNSKFPFQGEIKIESFFVRKDVTEEVALKDKETKESAYSLYDLLSRKNLPSRYVSRLCSHPRNCSYPEVCLTPKVPGDIFTLREGKEESGRLYDQGILHLKDIQEIENLTPRQKIQIQTMRTGLPHTNQKVFNEFFGKLEYPMYFLDFESINPPIPVYQNSFPFQHVPFLFSLHVVRDDLFKEPESFYYIEDGIVDPRKGILEKLQEWILPGGSILCFNDKFERRCLEESAAAFPEFKGWLKSIQEDFVDLAKPFWEYDYYHPDQKGSTSLKTILPVITGQTYKNLEIQSGQIANSEFLRAKTEPMSESEKSEIEKNLIEYCKLDTYAMVLILRKIKEWIEKPL; the protein is encoded by the coding sequence TTGAACACATATCAACGTCGTTCCGACTTCGATCCTTACGAACACCAATACATTTCCCCCAAACAAAAATCTCGTTTAAGAGATCTTTCCAATTCTTTTTATCCGGATTCAAAGAACGTGCGTTATTCAGAATCGGAAACGAGAAAAATACTCAATTCAGGAAAGGGTGTAAGGTCCGCTTGTTTGGAAACGGATAAATTCTCCATCAAAACCGAATACATTCTCCCCAACGAAGAAAAGCCGGGAACGTTCGAGATCGTGGTTCTCAAAGCCTCGACTTCATTCAAAAAACAGCATATAACGGAAATCGCATTTCAAAAATTCGTAACGGAAGAATCCGGTTTTCCCGTTTCCAAATGCACTTTAATTTTCGTGAATTCCAAATTTCCGTTTCAAGGCGAAATCAAAATCGAATCCTTTTTCGTTCGCAAGGACGTAACGGAAGAAGTCGCGCTTAAGGACAAGGAAACGAAAGAATCCGCATATTCCTTATACGATCTTCTTTCACGGAAGAATCTTCCCTCCCGTTATGTAAGCCGTCTTTGTTCTCATCCGAGAAATTGTTCTTATCCGGAGGTTTGTTTAACCCCGAAGGTTCCCGGAGATATTTTTACGCTTCGAGAAGGTAAGGAAGAATCGGGCAGGCTCTACGATCAGGGAATTCTCCATTTAAAAGACATTCAAGAAATTGAAAATTTAACTCCTCGTCAAAAAATTCAGATTCAAACGATGCGGACCGGACTTCCTCACACGAATCAAAAAGTGTTTAACGAATTTTTCGGGAAACTCGAATATCCGATGTATTTTCTGGATTTCGAATCCATCAATCCTCCGATCCCGGTATATCAAAATTCTTTTCCGTTTCAACACGTTCCTTTTTTGTTTTCGCTTCACGTCGTACGGGACGATCTTTTCAAAGAACCCGAAAGTTTTTATTACATAGAGGATGGAATCGTAGATCCCAGAAAAGGAATATTAGAAAAACTGCAAGAATGGATTCTCCCCGGAGGATCGATTCTCTGTTTTAACGATAAGTTCGAAAGAAGATGTCTGGAAGAATCCGCCGCCGCCTTTCCGGAGTTCAAAGGTTGGCTCAAATCGATTCAGGAGGATTTTGTGGATCTTGCAAAACCTTTCTGGGAATACGACTACTATCATCCCGATCAAAAAGGAAGTACGTCCTTAAAAACGATTCTTCCCGTAATCACCGGCCAAACGTATAAGAATCTCGAAATCCAATCGGGTCAAATCGCCAACTCCGAGTTTCTCAGAGCCAAAACCGAACCTATGAGCGAGTCCGAAAAATCCGAGATCGAAAAGAATCTTATCGAATACTGCAAACTCGATACGTATGCGATGGTTCTCATTCTTCGTAAAATCAAAGAATGGATCGAAAAGCCATTATAG
- a CDS encoding ACP S-malonyltransferase, with protein MAIANFLNQVKTSGGKLFLQFGGQGSPFLKELSKLYESEPSLKEFFDISFKAIAEEVPKLDKNIISGGYDFESWVKSPDTAPDENYLCSAPVSIVGIFLAQIGNYVAFTNKGFPVSELISNSIGVTGHSQGVISSALIALGKDGADFYAAYVKFLKFVLYIGYRAQELVGPYNPSEALLKANEEVGDKQPSPMVAVIGYSQKELEDRVKQTNDALGLSGNKAIYVSLFNTPDSNIVSGSPESLLELRKKFKAEMDEKKVKFVYLRTTAPFHSPHMEDTNKTVPLDMERIGFDFKGSDLKVPVYSIFDGRNMQSDDGIGLPLFREMLIKTLYWDKAVKPFVTGANVTGIDFGPSVVSQKLTQANMGTSENKIYAVSSPKDIKVLLA; from the coding sequence ATGGCAATCGCAAATTTTCTGAATCAAGTCAAGACCAGCGGGGGAAAACTCTTCCTGCAATTCGGAGGACAAGGATCTCCGTTCTTGAAAGAACTCTCCAAACTTTATGAATCCGAACCTTCTCTCAAAGAATTCTTCGATATTTCTTTCAAAGCCATCGCCGAGGAAGTTCCCAAACTCGATAAAAACATCATCTCCGGCGGATACGATTTCGAAAGCTGGGTAAAAAGCCCGGATACCGCTCCCGATGAAAATTATCTCTGTAGCGCTCCCGTTTCCATCGTGGGAATCTTTCTCGCACAGATCGGAAACTACGTCGCATTCACAAACAAAGGATTTCCGGTTTCGGAATTGATCTCCAACTCGATCGGAGTTACCGGACATAGCCAAGGAGTCATCTCTTCCGCGTTAATCGCTCTCGGGAAAGACGGCGCCGATTTCTACGCGGCTTACGTTAAATTCTTAAAGTTCGTATTGTATATCGGATACAGAGCACAAGAACTCGTGGGACCATACAATCCTTCCGAAGCATTACTCAAGGCGAACGAAGAAGTAGGAGACAAACAACCTTCTCCAATGGTTGCCGTGATCGGTTATTCTCAGAAAGAACTCGAAGACAGAGTAAAACAAACCAACGATGCCCTCGGTTTGAGTGGAAACAAAGCGATCTACGTAAGTCTTTTTAACACTCCGGATTCTAACATCGTTTCGGGAAGCCCTGAATCTCTTCTTGAACTTCGTAAAAAATTCAAAGCGGAGATGGATGAAAAGAAAGTGAAGTTCGTTTATCTCAGAACGACTGCACCTTTCCATTCTCCACACATGGAAGATACGAACAAAACTGTTCCTCTCGATATGGAAAGAATCGGTTTCGATTTTAAAGGTTCCGATCTAAAGGTTCCGGTTTACTCGATCTTCGACGGAAGAAACATGCAATCCGACGACGGGATCGGTCTTCCTCTTTTTAGAGAGATGTTAATCAAAACTCTCTACTGGGATAAGGCTGTGAAACCTTTCGTTACTGGAGCGAACGTTACCGGTATCGACTTCGGGCCGAGCGTTGTGAGCCAAAAACTGACTCAAGCGAACATGGGAACTTCCGAGAATAAAATCTACGCGGTTTCCAGCCCTAAGGATATCAAGGTTCTATTGGCCTGA